The nucleotide sequence TGCTGTCTGCTGCAGAAGTAGTGATCCTTGGAGCTGGAGCACTTGGGACAAACCTGGCAGAACAGCTTGCACGGGGCGGCATAGGCAGAGTGCGTCTGATCGATCCGGAGCGGGTGGAGCTTTCCAATCTCCAGCGGCAGACCCTTTTCGATGAGCGTGATCTTGGCAGATTGAAATGTTTCGCTGCCTCAGAAAAATTGTTCAGGATCAATTCTTCAGTGCGCCTGGAAACTGTGATTGTCAGAGCTGATCAGCATAATATCCGGAAACTTTTACAAGGGTTCGACCTGGTGCTGGATGCTACCGACAATTTTCAGGCAAGACTCCTGATCAATCAGACCTGCCTCGAATTATCCCTGCCCTGGGTGCATACTGCAGTAACCGGAGCTTGCGGGCAGTCGCTGGCATTTAAGCCGGATGGCGCCTGTTTCTCCTGCTTCATGCCGGACATTCCTGACTCTGACGACTATCCTGGGGTTAATAATTGTGGGATCCTGAATTCAATCGTCCGGATCATGTCCGCAGTGAGCTGTACAACAGCGCTGAAGATTTTGCTTGGAGAAGAAGTCGAGGAAAGACTGATTGTATTTGACGCCTGGAAAAACAGATTCCAGAAAATGAAAATAGAGCGGAACCCGGCCTGCCATGTGTGCGGCAATCTTACTGAGCATTTGCGCCGTAAGTTATAACATTTTCGAAAACGGCACCATAGTGCCGAAGGAATTTCAAGGTATACTTTACGGCATTAATGATCAATAAAGGATGCGACGGAGGTGACCATGCGAATCACAGTTGAATTTATCGGAGCCATTGACAGAGGGGCTTACAGTGAAATTCAGGAATTCGATGTTGCGGATAAAATCTCGGTCAGGAAGTTTCTCGAGACTCTGCATTTCAAGAAAGAACAGCTGAACTTTATTCAGGTTTTCAGGCACGACAAACGCCTGAGCCATTTCACACTGCTGACCCAGGGCGACTCGTTGCAATTGATGATCCCCGTAGGAGGAGGGTGATCTTATTTCGGGCGTTGCAGCGACTTTGATTTGATCTGATTCTGATTATCCGAAAATTGCACTTGAAGTCGAACTGTTTCGCCCCCCTCTGGTTTCACTACTGCACCGACTGAATTTTTCTGCTTCTTTTTACCGTTCCCGACCTTTTTGGGACTCACAAAACCTCCGTCAAGAATTTTTGTTCCAACTTGAGGCGATCCCCATTTCGCTTTCAAGTTGACCTGTTTAAATTATACCTGAAAGCAGGAAACAAATAAAGCTGCAATTTGTTAAGAATTAAAAATAATTGCGGTGTAACGCAGACGAGATTGCATCTGAAACAGGTCAATTTAACTACACCGGAAGACCATTTTTGGCAGTTTTATCAAACTAATGTTTTGGATATACTGAAATCCGGGAAGTTTAAAAGCCGGAGGATCGATGAATCACACAGAATGGCTGCGGAATGAATTGTTGCAGTTAAAAAAACTTGGCGTACTGCAGGAGGATGCCATTGAAAATCTCAGGCAGTATTATGGGAAAGAAGTAAAGCCGGGGATTAACTGGGGGATGGTGCTGCTGAGCATCATCGGAACAACACTGATCGGTTCGGGCGTGATCCTGATTCTGGCTCACAACTGGGATTTATTGTCGAGGCCTGCCAGGACTTTTCTCTCTTTTATTCCCCTGCTGATTGGGCAGAGTGCGGTTCTGTTCACCCTGTACAGAAAAAAGGATTCGATTCCCTGGAAAGAAGGTGCAGGGATCTTACTTTTTTTCGCCATCGGTTCCTCAATCGCTCTTGTCGGACAGACATATCACATTGAAGGTGATCCTGGAAAATTTGTGCTTACCTGGATGCTGCTTTCAGCTCCTCTGATCTTTATTTTGGATTCTGCCTCAATCTCAATTTTTTATTTGTATGGCATCCTCTTCTGGACAGAATACGGCAGAAACGAACTGCCTTTTTTTTATCTGTTTTTCAGTTTGCTTTCAACTGTGGCGATTATCTACCTGCTGATTGTTTTAAAGCGGGATTTATTTTCGGTTCGCAGCTTGATCCTGACCTGGGCTTTTTCGATCTGGCTCGCTCCGGCTGTGGCCTGCACGTTTGGAGGACATGTCCGGGGACTCTGGATTGTGGTTTACAGTTCTCTTTTCGGGAGCATGTATCTTTGCGGCAGGCTGTTTTTCGA is from Candidatus Wallbacteria bacterium and encodes:
- a CDS encoding HesA/MoeB/ThiF family protein, which produces MGLERYSRQIAFSGIGLEGQKVLSAAEVVILGAGALGTNLAEQLARGGIGRVRLIDPERVELSNLQRQTLFDERDLGRLKCFAASEKLFRINSSVRLETVIVRADQHNIRKLLQGFDLVLDATDNFQARLLINQTCLELSLPWVHTAVTGACGQSLAFKPDGACFSCFMPDIPDSDDYPGVNNCGILNSIVRIMSAVSCTTALKILLGEEVEERLIVFDAWKNRFQKMKIERNPACHVCGNLTEHLRRKL
- a CDS encoding DUF2157 domain-containing protein, yielding MNHTEWLRNELLQLKKLGVLQEDAIENLRQYYGKEVKPGINWGMVLLSIIGTTLIGSGVILILAHNWDLLSRPARTFLSFIPLLIGQSAVLFTLYRKKDSIPWKEGAGILLFFAIGSSIALVGQTYHIEGDPGKFVLTWMLLSAPLIFILDSASISIFYLYGILFWTEYGRNELPFFYLFFSLLSTVAIIYLLIVLKRDLFSVRSLILTWAFSIWLAPAVACTFGGHVRGLWIVVYSSLFGSMYLCGRLFFDRMESLKKNPLRLIGYFVSLIICFILTFSDTWRDIGWDKSPRAYTWRIDYTTWQMDYVLAGLLLAGFLILAARYLHRLELESLVLAVPLLSTSAFAASGFGPLGSWMNWIYNLLFLALGCTKIWQGIQVRRLSTLNLGMIAVMVLIMARFFDSDLGLLTRGVIFIVLGSLFLGVNLFVSKSGFRSGRANG